The proteins below come from a single Benincasa hispida cultivar B227 chromosome 4, ASM972705v1, whole genome shotgun sequence genomic window:
- the LOC120076367 gene encoding transcription factor BIM2 isoform X1 produces MRTGKSNQEDEEYEEDELVAKREGPSSTSNAISNIGNSKDAKNNDKANAIRSKHSVTEQRRRSKINERFQILRDLIPHSDQKRDTASFLLEVIEYVQYLQEKVQKYEGSYQNWSGEPTKLIPWRNSHWRMQTFVGHPQSVKNGSASGPTYSGKFDDNNISISPAMLASSQNPLDSHSGRDILQDADITNKVPHPMSLEGNMHASIRSDTVLDQSLHIPISDAQTTECPITNNASNQPEEMAIEGGTISVSSVYSEGFMNSLAQALQSTGLDLSQASISVQIDLGKRANKGMPFGTPIFKETGNPPSSHPAMANVGDLGSGDDSEQAKKRLRT; encoded by the exons ATGAGAACGGGAAAAAGCAATCAGGAAGACGAAGAGTACGAGGAGGATGAGCTAGTTGCCAAAAGAGAGGGGCCTTCTTCTACTTCCAACGCTATTAGTAACATCGGAAACAGCAAAG ATGCGAAGAACAACGATAAGGCTAATGCCATACGGTCGAAGCACTCTGTCACGGAGCAGCGCAGAAGAAGCAAAATAAATGAGAG ATTCCAGATTTTGAGAGATCTTATACCTCATAGCGATCAAAAGAGAGATACTGCTTCATTTTTATTGGAG GTGATTGAGTATGTTCAGTATTTACAGGAGAAGGTGCAGAAATACGAGGGTTCATATCAGAATTGGAGTGGGGAACCTACTAAGTTAATCCCATGG AGAAATAGTCATTGGCGCATGCAGACTTTTGTTGGCCATCCACAATCTGTAAAAAATGGTTCTGCTTCAGGACCAACGTATTCTGGGAAGTTTGATGATAACAACATTTCGATTTCACCAGCCATGCTTGCAAGCTCACAAAATCCTCTTGACTCCCACTCAGGCAGAGATATTCTACAGGACGCCGACATAACAAATAAAGTTCCACATCCCATGTCTCTGGAAGGAAATATGCATGCTTCTATCCGTAGTGACACCGTTCTCGATCAATCGCTCCACATTCCAATTTCTGATGCACAGACAACAGAATGTCCCATCACCAACAATGCATCAAACCAACCGGAAGAGATGGCTATTGAAGGGGGGACAATAAGCGTTTCAAGTGTTTATTCAGAAGG GTTTATGAACAGCTTGGCTCAAGCTCTGCAGAGTACTGGACTGGATTTGTCACAAGCTAGTATCTCCGTTCAGATTGATCTGGGCAAGAGAGCAAATAAGGGAATGCCGTTTGGAACGCCTATTTTTAAG GAAACTGGGAATCCTCCCTCCAGCCACCCAGCAATGGCAAATGTAGGGGACTTAGGCAGCGGAGATGACTCAGAACAAGCAAAAAAGCGGCTAAGAACATGA
- the LOC120076367 gene encoding transcription factor BIM2 isoform X2, producing the protein MRTGKSNQEDEEYEEDELVAKREGPSSTSNAISNIGNSKDAKNNDKANAIRSKHSVTEQRRRSKINERFQILRDLIPHSDQKRDTASFLLEVIEYVQYLQEKVQKYEGSYQNWSGEPTKLIPWRNSHWRMQTFVGHPQSVKNGSASGPTYSGKFDDNNISISPAMLASSQNPLDSHSGRDILQDADITNKVPHPMSLEGNMHASIRSDTVLDQSLHIPISDAQTTECPITNNASNQPEEMAIEGGTISVSSVYSEGSVSLFKSQHV; encoded by the exons ATGAGAACGGGAAAAAGCAATCAGGAAGACGAAGAGTACGAGGAGGATGAGCTAGTTGCCAAAAGAGAGGGGCCTTCTTCTACTTCCAACGCTATTAGTAACATCGGAAACAGCAAAG ATGCGAAGAACAACGATAAGGCTAATGCCATACGGTCGAAGCACTCTGTCACGGAGCAGCGCAGAAGAAGCAAAATAAATGAGAG ATTCCAGATTTTGAGAGATCTTATACCTCATAGCGATCAAAAGAGAGATACTGCTTCATTTTTATTGGAG GTGATTGAGTATGTTCAGTATTTACAGGAGAAGGTGCAGAAATACGAGGGTTCATATCAGAATTGGAGTGGGGAACCTACTAAGTTAATCCCATGG AGAAATAGTCATTGGCGCATGCAGACTTTTGTTGGCCATCCACAATCTGTAAAAAATGGTTCTGCTTCAGGACCAACGTATTCTGGGAAGTTTGATGATAACAACATTTCGATTTCACCAGCCATGCTTGCAAGCTCACAAAATCCTCTTGACTCCCACTCAGGCAGAGATATTCTACAGGACGCCGACATAACAAATAAAGTTCCACATCCCATGTCTCTGGAAGGAAATATGCATGCTTCTATCCGTAGTGACACCGTTCTCGATCAATCGCTCCACATTCCAATTTCTGATGCACAGACAACAGAATGTCCCATCACCAACAATGCATCAAACCAACCGGAAGAGATGGCTATTGAAGGGGGGACAATAAGCGTTTCAAGTGTTTATTCAGAAGGGTCAGTT AGCTTGTTCAAGTCCCAGCATGTATAG